One genomic segment of Mesotoga sp. UBA6090 includes these proteins:
- a CDS encoding acyltransferase, with protein MPRIQKGINVIIEDGAKIGDNCVIGHNVVIHRGVIIGDEVTIGDNTVLGKEPFAASASATTSIEELRPLSVGNGTTIGASCVIYKGASLGEKCFVGDLATIREKATIGDRTIVGKGATVENGTSVGRRVKIETGAYITAFSTIEDYCFIAPEVTFTNDNYLGRTEERKKHFKGPTLKKGARIGANATILPGIVIGEDALVAAGSVVTKDLAPRNIFAGIPARCIRKVPKEQLIEEQVFYEK; from the coding sequence ATGCCTAGAATCCAAAAAGGAATTAACGTAATAATCGAAGACGGTGCGAAGATCGGTGATAATTGCGTAATAGGTCACAACGTAGTGATTCACAGAGGTGTAATCATAGGAGACGAAGTAACAATAGGAGACAATACCGTCCTTGGAAAGGAGCCCTTTGCAGCCAGTGCAAGCGCCACTACAAGTATTGAAGAGCTGCGCCCATTATCAGTCGGCAATGGAACAACAATAGGTGCCTCGTGCGTTATCTACAAGGGGGCCTCTTTGGGAGAAAAGTGCTTTGTCGGTGATCTAGCAACAATTCGAGAGAAGGCAACAATCGGAGACAGAACAATAGTCGGAAAGGGCGCCACTGTTGAGAACGGAACCTCAGTTGGAAGGAGAGTGAAGATTGAAACGGGAGCCTATATAACAGCCTTCTCAACTATAGAGGACTACTGCTTCATTGCTCCGGAAGTAACATTCACAAACGACAACTATCTGGGCAGAACAGAAGAGAGAAAAAAGCACTTCAAAGGGCCAACATTGAAGAAGGGAGCTCGAATCGGAGCAAACGCGACTATTCTTCCTGGAATAGTAATTGGTGAGGATGCCCTCGTTGCGGCTGGAAGCGTCGTTACAAAGGATCTTGCACCGCGAAACATATTTGCCGGGATTCCAGCAAGATGCATCCGCAAAGTCCCAAAAGAACAGCTTATAGAAGAACAAGTATTCTACGAAAAATGA
- a CDS encoding Gfo/Idh/MocA family protein: MKKLRAALIGCGRIGTKKHIEAFAANSDLIDLVAVCDLVPEKAERAAEEYKNRCASYVVRCGEKAFTNSIQPTTYNDQRMPTVTTDYSELCADDIDFVTIATESGNHFRNTIDFLSAGKHVLVEKPMALALEHMDQMIALSREKNLKLAVCVQNRFNPPVQELRKAIDSGKFGSVFTATARILWNRNEEYYKQASWRGTWAMDGGTIMNQCSHNIDLLQWMLGGEVQEVFAVTENYNHPYIETEDFGAAIVRFKNGSIGIIEGTANVYPRNLEETLSVFGEKGTVVLGGLAVNKIQTWKFEGEESHPFMDLPDPDTVYGSGHITAFKDFARAIIDDREPFVNGEEGKKSVEIILGIYKSAREGIPVKF, translated from the coding sequence ATGAAAAAACTACGTGCCGCCCTCATTGGTTGCGGAAGAATAGGAACGAAGAAACACATAGAGGCCTTTGCAGCAAACAGTGATCTGATCGATCTCGTTGCAGTTTGCGATCTTGTGCCAGAGAAAGCCGAAAGAGCCGCTGAAGAATACAAGAACCGTTGTGCGTCATACGTTGTGCGTTGTGGGGAAAAAGCTTTTACGAATAGCATACAACCAACAACCTACAACGATCAGCGCATGCCTACTGTAACAACAGACTATTCCGAATTATGCGCTGATGACATCGACTTCGTCACCATTGCCACTGAGAGCGGGAATCACTTTAGAAACACAATTGACTTTTTGTCGGCGGGAAAACATGTCCTTGTAGAAAAGCCAATGGCACTCGCTTTAGAACATATGGACCAAATGATAGCCCTGTCGAGAGAGAAGAACTTGAAACTAGCCGTCTGTGTTCAAAACAGGTTTAATCCTCCAGTTCAGGAGCTTAGAAAGGCGATTGATTCAGGTAAGTTCGGTAGTGTATTTACTGCCACGGCGCGTATCCTCTGGAACAGAAACGAAGAGTATTACAAGCAGGCCAGCTGGAGAGGAACGTGGGCGATGGATGGCGGCACGATTATGAACCAGTGTTCGCACAACATCGACCTTCTTCAGTGGATGCTGGGAGGGGAAGTGCAAGAGGTATTCGCAGTGACAGAGAACTACAATCACCCTTATATAGAGACAGAGGATTTTGGGGCTGCGATTGTTAGATTCAAGAACGGCTCTATTGGTATAATCGAAGGAACGGCAAACGTATATCCGAGGAATCTGGAAGAGACTCTTTCGGTGTTCGGTGAAAAGGGAACTGTCGTACTTGGCGGGTTGGCAGTGAACAAAATCCAAACCTGGAAGTTCGAAGGCGAGGAGTCACACCCGTTCATGGATTTACCCGACCCGGATACGGTGTATGGTTCAGGTCACATAACGGCCTTTAAGGATTTCGCCAGAGCGATTATCGATGATCGCGAACCCTTTGTCAACGGAGAAGAAGGTAAGAAATCTGTAGAGATCATTCTCGGGATATATAAGTCGGCAAGAGAGGGCATTCCTGTGAAGTTCTAA
- a CDS encoding winged helix-turn-helix transcriptional regulator, with translation MDLSEFSFFNPSPNFREMSILKALTESSSVSQERLARIAGIVPSMVNKYIRDFEDSQLIQKEGENRRNMKYVLTEAGKFRLQYLTILYLKEAAKLYTESRDIFGEVLDTLKGSDHESFYLYGAGIIGGILADVLRTEGMKIIGFIDDSAAKQNGTFHDLHVFSPEEVDGKENTAVIVASFRHANNIVKNAKDRGLDNLMVFTISKLGKVELENLETL, from the coding sequence ATGGATCTTTCTGAGTTTTCGTTTTTCAACCCGTCTCCCAATTTCAGAGAAATGAGCATTTTGAAGGCTCTTACGGAAAGCTCTTCTGTTTCCCAGGAACGACTCGCAAGAATCGCAGGTATTGTTCCAAGCATGGTGAACAAATACATAAGAGACTTCGAAGATTCCCAGCTTATTCAGAAGGAAGGCGAGAATCGCCGCAACATGAAATATGTTTTGACTGAAGCGGGCAAGTTCAGGCTTCAGTATCTGACTATTCTTTACCTCAAAGAAGCAGCAAAGCTTTACACGGAATCTAGAGATATCTTTGGAGAGGTGCTGGACACGTTAAAGGGAAGCGACCATGAAAGCTTCTATCTATACGGAGCGGGAATAATCGGTGGAATTCTGGCGGACGTTCTGAGAACTGAGGGCATGAAGATCATTGGTTTCATTGATGATTCGGCTGCGAAACAAAACGGAACGTTTCATGATCTGCACGTCTTTTCGCCGGAAGAAGTCGATGGCAAAGAGAATACAGCAGTAATCGTCGCGTCCTTCAGACATGCGAACAACATAGTGAAGAATGCAAAAGATAGGGGTTTAGATAACCTAATGGTCTTCACCATATCCAAATTAGGCAAAGTTGAACTTGAAAACTTGGAAACGTTGTAG
- a CDS encoding DegT/DnrJ/EryC1/StrS family aminotransferase, with the protein MHIPLFDLTRQYSDLREEILGKIDEALLGGRVILGEAVKELEQSVADLIGVKHAIGVANGSDALLIAVAALGIGPGDYVITTPYTFFATVSSITRNGATPIFADIYPETYNLDLDKVEELLQTHPERERIKAIIPVHLFGQSMELGRLENIREIYDLKIIEDCAQSLGARWTYPDGSTQMTGSIGDLSTFSFFPTKNLGAYGDAGMIVTDNDELAAFCRSYRVHGSPVKYVHDMIGINSRLDELQAIVLNTKLKHLQEYERRRIEIAIKYAQHFERTGLGSGVSSKGYEDRDVKESSQTLYPIPYTPSNSSDNSFSHVFHQYVVRFEGFSRERRDSLRNYLTEHGVGTSIYYPMGLHQQKCFEYLDVPTGSFPETERACEETLALPIFPELTDEEIEYVVDKIAEFVTNER; encoded by the coding sequence ATGCATATCCCATTATTTGATTTGACAAGGCAGTACAGTGATTTGAGAGAAGAGATACTCGGAAAGATCGATGAAGCGCTTCTGGGGGGGAGGGTAATTCTAGGTGAAGCCGTAAAAGAGCTGGAACAAAGCGTGGCAGATCTAATCGGCGTTAAACACGCGATTGGTGTGGCAAACGGTTCCGATGCGCTCCTTATTGCCGTCGCCGCCCTTGGAATTGGACCTGGGGACTACGTGATAACTACTCCTTATACTTTCTTCGCTACCGTGAGCTCTATTACCAGAAATGGGGCTACGCCAATATTCGCAGATATCTATCCGGAGACATACAATTTAGATCTTGACAAAGTTGAGGAGCTACTTCAAACACATCCCGAAAGAGAAAGGATAAAGGCTATCATCCCAGTCCATTTATTTGGTCAGTCTATGGAGCTCGGTCGACTCGAGAATATACGAGAGATATACGACCTCAAGATCATTGAAGACTGTGCGCAATCGTTAGGCGCAAGATGGACCTATCCTGACGGATCTACGCAAATGACGGGTTCGATCGGCGATCTTTCAACATTCTCTTTCTTTCCAACGAAGAATCTCGGAGCTTATGGCGATGCAGGCATGATTGTCACGGATAACGACGAGCTCGCAGCATTTTGCAGAAGCTATAGAGTTCATGGTTCGCCCGTTAAGTACGTTCACGACATGATAGGAATCAACTCGAGACTCGACGAGCTGCAGGCGATAGTGCTCAACACAAAGCTCAAGCACCTGCAAGAATATGAAAGAAGAAGAATCGAAATAGCCATTAAATACGCACAGCACTTCGAAAGAACGGGTCTAGGGTCTGGGGTCTCGAGTAAGGGTTATGAGGATAGAGATGTCAAGGAATCAAGCCAGACCCTATACCCGATACCCTATACCCCGTCAAATTCATCTGACAACTCTTTCTCTCACGTCTTTCATCAATACGTTGTGAGATTCGAGGGTTTCAGTAGAGAACGGAGAGATTCGTTGAGGAACTATCTGACAGAACACGGTGTAGGCACTTCGATCTACTATCCTATGGGCCTTCACCAGCAGAAGTGCTTTGAATATCTTGACGTCCCGACTGGAAGCTTCCCGGAAACCGAAAGGGCCTGTGAAGAAACACTCGCTTTACCGATATTCCCTGAGCTGACAGACGAAGAAATCGAATATGTGGTCGACAAGATCGCAGAATTTGTCACGAACGAGAGATAA
- a CDS encoding nucleotide sugar dehydrogenase encodes MLKERILDKSAIIGVIGLGYVGLPLAVEKAKAGFKVIGFDIQESKVEMVNEGLNYIGDVVNADLEKIVSEGRLRATADFDELAGCDVIAICVPTPLDVFKQPDLTYVINSTENVAKRLHKDMLVVLESTTYPGTTEDVMKPILEETGLVCGKDFYLAFSPERVDPGNLRFKTKNTPKVVGGVGPESTEVARLLYESVLDAEVFVVSSPKEAEMTKILENTFRIVNIALINEMAVVADKMGINIWDVINAASTKPFGFMPFFPGPGVGGHCIPIDPFYLTYIARKYDYHTRLIELSGEINDSMPEYVVTRVMKALNERGKCMNGAKVIMLGIAYKEDIEDMRESPALKVLEHLEKNLADVYVVDPYVPEFFWEEKRVRTVNLTEELIKESDAVIITTAHKKLIDYPLIVKNAKYIFDAKNVLSKMGIAGENVEVL; translated from the coding sequence ATGCTCAAAGAAAGGATTTTAGACAAATCAGCGATAATCGGCGTAATCGGTCTCGGCTATGTTGGACTGCCATTGGCCGTTGAGAAGGCCAAAGCCGGCTTCAAAGTAATCGGTTTTGATATTCAGGAAAGCAAAGTTGAAATGGTCAATGAGGGCCTCAACTACATCGGTGATGTTGTCAACGCAGATCTGGAGAAGATAGTTTCAGAAGGGCGACTAAGGGCAACAGCCGATTTCGACGAACTAGCAGGTTGTGACGTGATAGCCATATGCGTCCCCACTCCCCTTGACGTCTTCAAACAACCGGATCTTACCTATGTGATCAACTCAACAGAGAATGTCGCGAAGAGACTCCATAAAGACATGCTTGTCGTACTCGAATCAACAACATACCCCGGAACTACAGAGGACGTAATGAAGCCAATTCTTGAAGAAACTGGACTGGTCTGCGGAAAGGACTTCTATCTCGCTTTCAGTCCGGAAAGAGTCGATCCGGGCAATTTAAGATTCAAGACGAAGAATACTCCGAAAGTCGTCGGAGGAGTGGGCCCGGAATCCACAGAAGTGGCAAGGCTCCTCTACGAATCGGTTCTCGATGCGGAAGTCTTCGTCGTTTCATCTCCTAAGGAAGCGGAGATGACAAAGATTCTCGAGAATACATTCAGGATAGTGAACATTGCCCTGATTAACGAGATGGCAGTAGTGGCGGACAAAATGGGCATAAACATTTGGGACGTAATAAATGCAGCCTCTACGAAACCCTTCGGCTTCATGCCCTTCTTCCCCGGTCCGGGAGTGGGAGGTCATTGTATCCCCATAGATCCCTTCTATCTGACCTACATAGCGCGCAAATACGACTATCACACGCGACTTATAGAGCTCTCCGGAGAGATAAACGATTCTATGCCAGAATACGTGGTGACCAGAGTGATGAAGGCTCTTAACGAGCGCGGCAAATGCATGAACGGAGCGAAAGTCATCATGCTTGGCATCGCATACAAAGAAGATATTGAAGACATGAGAGAGTCCCCGGCACTGAAAGTCTTGGAACACCTTGAAAAGAATCTTGCTGATGTCTATGTAGTCGATCCTTATGTTCCTGAATTCTTCTGGGAAGAAAAGAGAGTCAGGACCGTCAATCTTACCGAAGAGCTAATTAAAGAGTCCGATGCAGTAATAATCACAACGGCGCACAAAAAGCTCATAGACTATCCACTGATCGTAAAGAACGCGAAATACATCTTCGACGCCAAGAACGTCCTCAGCAAAATGGGCATCGCAGGTGAAAATGTTGAAGTACTTTAG
- a CDS encoding nucleotidyl transferase AbiEii/AbiGii toxin family protein translates to MRYDKQTIGQLASELGFVRDTYEKTLRLVEILQFIDSDTLLLEALALKGGTAINLMIIQLPRLSVDIDLDYCRSISRDIMIEDRIVIIDKIILFMDANGYRHSDKSKRHYSLESHVFEYTNSGGAKDNIKIEINFSMRAHVLPLEVRRTTIPGIIQEIRSRCVSSIEILSSKIVALLTRGATRDLYDVNKMISLLSLTERDKELLRKCTLFYFSIGSSDIPESFDFDRLKSITKYRIRTELLPVLRKTEKIDLDEMLSTVEKFLSKLLVFTIEERDFIDRFRKHDYNPELLFDDQQIAERIRFHPMALWKTNEV, encoded by the coding sequence GTGAGATACGATAAACAAACTATCGGGCAACTAGCTTCAGAACTGGGATTTGTGCGTGATACATATGAGAAAACATTGAGATTAGTCGAGATACTTCAATTCATAGACTCGGATACGCTTCTTTTGGAAGCTTTGGCTTTGAAGGGTGGAACGGCAATTAACCTAATGATCATTCAGCTTCCAAGGCTATCAGTTGATATTGACCTTGACTACTGCAGAAGCATATCCAGGGATATCATGATTGAAGATAGGATCGTCATTATAGATAAAATCATTCTTTTTATGGACGCGAACGGTTATAGACATAGCGACAAATCGAAGCGTCACTATTCTCTCGAATCACACGTTTTCGAATACACGAATTCAGGAGGAGCAAAAGATAATATCAAGATCGAGATCAACTTCTCTATGAGGGCCCATGTACTACCTTTGGAAGTCAGAAGAACTACGATTCCTGGAATCATTCAAGAAATACGAAGCCGATGTGTAAGTTCTATCGAAATACTTTCAAGCAAAATAGTTGCACTTCTCACAAGAGGAGCAACTCGTGATCTCTATGATGTCAACAAAATGATCTCCCTTCTTTCTTTGACTGAAAGAGACAAAGAACTACTTAGAAAGTGCACCCTCTTCTATTTTTCGATTGGAAGTAGTGACATTCCTGAAAGCTTTGATTTTGACAGGCTCAAAAGTATCACAAAGTACCGAATACGCACCGAACTACTCCCCGTCCTTCGAAAAACAGAGAAAATTGATCTTGATGAAATGCTTAGTACGGTTGAGAAATTCCTTTCAAAACTACTCGTTTTCACTATAGAAGAGAGAGATTTTATAGATAGGTTCAGAAAGCATGACTATAATCCTGAGCTGCTATTCGATGATCAGCAAATTGCTGAGAGAATAAGATTCCACCCGATGGCGCTATGGAAAACAAACGAGGTTTGA
- a CDS encoding four helix bundle protein, whose translation MRSYKELDAWKFSMELAKKIYEITEDFPARETYGLSSQMQRAAVSVPSNIAEGSGRNSRKEFVHFIYHSRGALLELETQLELSRMLGYLHEEKYGETAKLITRIHKIINGLIFSLKNSPTTNNPQPTTSEG comes from the coding sequence TTGAGATCATACAAAGAATTGGATGCATGGAAGTTCAGCATGGAATTGGCAAAGAAAATCTATGAGATCACAGAAGACTTCCCAGCACGCGAAACTTACGGCCTTTCTTCTCAGATGCAGCGAGCTGCTGTGTCTGTTCCTTCTAATATTGCCGAAGGTTCGGGAAGAAATTCGAGGAAGGAATTTGTGCATTTCATTTATCATTCTCGCGGAGCTCTTCTTGAATTGGAGACGCAGCTTGAACTATCTAGAATGCTTGGTTACTTACATGAAGAGAAATACGGCGAAACTGCTAAACTGATTACTAGAATTCACAAGATAATCAACGGCTTAATCTTTTCACTTAAGAATTCACCCACGACCAACAACCCACAACCTACAACCTCGGAAGGATGA